The Hemiscyllium ocellatum isolate sHemOce1 chromosome 22, sHemOce1.pat.X.cur, whole genome shotgun sequence genome includes a region encoding these proteins:
- the LOC132826411 gene encoding leucine-rich repeat transmembrane neuronal protein 3-like, with translation MGLSGIAVLVMAPTVFLSVVTAAAERGCPANCRCHGKIVYCESLSLQEIPPNLSPGSLGLSLRYNSLHQLQPNQFLSLKQLTWLYLDHNYIDQIHEQAFAGAHRLKELILSSNRISSLSNQTFRPVSNLRNLDLSYNQLQVLQPEQFRGLRKLQSLHLRSNRLRTVPVRIFQDCRNVEFLDLGYNRIRSLARNAFAGLGRLVELHLEHNQFSKVNLGHFPRLLALRILYLQWNKISVVIQGMSWTWSSLEKLDLSGNEIQAIGPNVFQCVPNLQTLQLDSNKLTTIGQEILESWISLSSISLAGNMWECNHNICSLVNWLKRFKGRRESTMLCAGPKALQGEQVMDAVDNYELCIKKQRVSTQAVPKVPARPTFRTRLPKANGEVKGQPMPPASASPTDASSDPDLGEPISFHKIIAGSVALFLSVLVILLVIYVSWKRYPASMKQFQQRSLGRRHRKKKRQSLRQMVPSTQEYYVDYKPAHAEATEMLMNGAAPCTFSKSGSRECEV, from the exons ATGG GTCTCAGTGGGATCGCAGTGTTGGTGATGGCTCCCACTGTCTTCCTGAGCGTGGTCACTGCCGCGGCCGAGCGGGGCTGCCCTGCCAACTGCAGATGCCACGGGAAAATCGTGTACTGCGAGTCGCTCAGCCTGCAGGAGATCCCTCCGAACCTGTCCCCGGGCTCCTTGGGCCTCTCACTGCGCTACAACAGCCTGCACCAACTGCAACCCAACCAGTTCCTGAGTCTCAAGCAGCTCACCTGGCTATACCTGGACCATAACTACATTGACCAGATCCACGAGCAGGCCTTCGCTGGAGCCCATCGGCTCAAGGAACTGATCCTGAGCTCCAACCGCATCAGCTCCCTTTCCAACCAGACCTTCCGGCCGGTCAGTAACCTCCGTAACCTGGACCTGTCCTACAACCAGCTGCAGGTGCTGCAGCCTGAGCAGTTCCGGGGTCTCCGCAAACTCCAGAGCCTGCACCTGAGGTCCAACCGCCTGCGGACGGTGCCAGTCCGGATCTTCCAGGACTGCCGCAACGTGGAGTTCCTCGACTTGGGTTACAACCGGATCCGCAGCCTGGCCCGGAACGCCTTCGCTGGCCTCGGCCGCCTGGTAGAACTCCACCTGGAGCACAACCAGTTCTCCAAGGTCAACCTGGGCCACTTCCCCCGGCTCCTGGCCCTGCGCATCCTCTACCTGCAGTGGAACAAGATCAGTGTGGTCATCCAGGGCATGTCGTGGACCTGGAGCTCCCTGGAGAAGCTCGACCTCTCCGGCAACGAGAtccaggccattgggcccaacgTCTTCCAGTGTGTGCCCAACCTGCAGACCCTGCAGCTGGACTCCAACAAGCTGACCACCATCGGGCAGGAGATCCTAGAGTCCTGGATCTCGCTCAGCTCCATCAGCCTGGCCGGGAACATGTGGGAGTGCAACCACAATATCTGCTCACTGGTCaactggctgaagaggttcaaaGGTCGGAGGGAGAGCACCATGCTGTGCGCCGGCCCCAAGGCACTGCAGGGTGAGCAGGTCATGGACGCCGTCGATAACTATGAGCTCTGCATCAAAAAGCAGAGGGTCTCTACCCAAGCCGTGCCCAAGGTGCCCGCCAGGCCCACCTTCCGAACGAGACTTCCCAAAGCCAACGGGGAGGTCAAAGGCCAGCCCATGCCTCCAGCCAGCGCCAGCCCCACTGACGCCAGCTCCGACCCTGACTTGGGGGAACCCATCTCCTTCCACAAGATCATAGCGGGGAGCGTGGCCCTGTTCCTCTCAGTGCTGGTCATCCTGCTGGTCATCTACGTGTCCTGGAAGCGGTACCCAGCCAGCATGAAGCAATTCCAGCAGCGCTCGCTGGGGCGTCGCCATCGGAAAAAGAAGAGGCAGTCTTTGAGGCAAATGGTCCCCAGCACCCAGGAGTATTATGTTGATTATAAACCCGCCCACGCTGAGGCCACTGAGATGTTGATGAATGGGGCAGCTCCGTGCACCTTTAGTAAATCAGGCTCCAGGGAATGTGAGGTATGA